The following are from one region of the Baumannia cicadellinicola str. Hc (Homalodisca coagulata) genome:
- the purD gene encoding phosphoribosylamine--glycine ligase — protein sequence MNILIIGNGGREHALAWKVANSNLVNKVFVAPGNAGTDLEASLENIDLSTEIPKLVEFAKQHDIGLTIVGPETLLVEGIVDIFQTAGLRIFGPTKAAAQLEGSKIFAKNFLTRHRIPTGFYQHFTEISPAIAYVKQQGTPLVIKANGLAAGKGVIVAFTQAEAESAIKYMLTKHSFGKANNSILIEEYLRGEEVSFMVMVDGNNILPMATSQDYKRVGENNTGPNTGGMGAYSPVPAITDQLYQIILNQVIYPTIQGMASEDNLYTGFLYAGLIITPDGQPKVLEFNCRLGDPETQTIMLRMRSDLVAHCLAAIKGKLNQEKAIWTKKSALSIVLASGGYPHHYRIGDEIYGLHNIQNNQEQKIFHAGTSLTKGKIITQSGRVLCVTALGSTLEEAKVNAYRIADLISWPDSFYRRDIGTRFKT from the coding sequence ATGAATATTTTAATTATTGGTAATGGCGGACGTGAACATGCTTTAGCATGGAAGGTGGCAAACTCTAATTTAGTAAATAAAGTATTTGTTGCTCCTGGTAACGCTGGCACTGATCTTGAGGCTTCATTAGAAAATATTGACCTCTCAACTGAGATTCCAAAACTAGTAGAGTTTGCAAAACAGCATGATATAGGTTTAACTATCGTTGGTCCAGAAACATTATTGGTAGAAGGTATCGTAGACATTTTTCAAACTGCTGGGCTCAGGATATTCGGCCCTACTAAAGCTGCAGCACAGTTAGAAGGTTCGAAGATTTTTGCGAAAAATTTTCTTACTCGTCATCGTATCCCAACTGGATTTTATCAACATTTTACAGAAATTAGTCCTGCAATAGCTTACGTTAAACAACAAGGTACACCTCTTGTAATTAAAGCAAATGGATTAGCAGCTGGTAAGGGAGTAATAGTTGCCTTTACACAAGCAGAAGCAGAATCTGCCATTAAGTATATGCTCACTAAGCATAGCTTTGGTAAAGCTAATAATAGTATTCTTATCGAAGAATACCTCCGTGGTGAAGAAGTTAGCTTTATGGTGATGGTAGATGGTAATAATATTTTACCAATGGCTACTAGCCAAGATTATAAACGAGTAGGAGAAAACAATACAGGACCTAATACTGGCGGTATGGGTGCTTATTCTCCAGTACCAGCAATTACTGATCAATTGTATCAAATAATACTTAACCAGGTAATATATCCTACAATCCAAGGTATGGCATCAGAAGATAATCTTTATACTGGTTTTCTTTATGCGGGGTTAATAATTACACCAGATGGACAGCCAAAAGTACTTGAGTTTAATTGTCGTTTAGGTGATCCGGAAACACAAACGATTATGTTACGTATGCGTTCCGACTTAGTTGCTCATTGTTTAGCAGCTATTAAAGGCAAATTAAATCAAGAAAAAGCAATATGGACAAAAAAATCAGCACTAAGTATAGTGCTAGCATCAGGTGGTTATCCTCATCATTACCGTATTGGGGATGAAATATATGGCCTACATAATATTCAAAATAATCAAGAACAAAAGATTTTTCATGCTGGAACGAGCTTAACAAAAGGTAAAATTATTACTCAAAGTGGTCGTGTTTTATGTGTTACTGCATTAGGTTCGACTTTAGAAGAAGCTAAAGTTAATGCTTATCGAATAGCCGATTTAATATCATGGCCAGATAGTTTCTACAGGCGAGACATTGGTACTAGATTTAAAACCTAG
- the purH gene encoding bifunctional phosphoribosylaminoimidazolecarboxamide formyltransferase/IMP cyclohydrolase translates to MQRPIIIRRALLSVSDKTNICELAKSLLKRGVQLISTNGTARLLVNAGIHVTEVSNYTGFPEIMDGRVKTLHPKIHGGILARRNIDDTIMQQYKIEHIDMVVVNLYPFAEVVASATCNHEKVVENIDIGGTALLRSAAKNYSNVVVVVSINDYISIINEIDCNNGAVSLETRLNLAIKAFQHTATYDSQIKDYFTSQVYTDSSKCSSIFPPILNINFVKKQDMRYGENQHQLAAFYLDTRNKEKSIATTKQLQGRALSYNNIADADAALECVKEFSEPACVIVKHINPCSVAMGKTILVAYQRAYETDPTSAFGGVIAFNRSLDLCTAQEIIARQFIEVIIAPTVDQEALLILAKKKNIRVLSSGQWNKPIPNLNFRQVNGGLLVQERDLVMINLHDLRIVSQRQPTTMEIQDALFCWKVVKFVKSNAIVYARNQRTIGIGAGQMSRIDSAKIASIKAIDNKLNIRGSTMASDAFFPFRDGLDSAAKVGVSCVIQPGGSIRDQEVITAANEHNIAMIFTNIRHFRH, encoded by the coding sequence ATGCAAAGACCGATTATTATTCGCCGTGCTTTACTTAGTGTTTCAGATAAAACAAATATTTGTGAATTAGCAAAATCATTATTAAAAAGAGGTGTTCAGCTTATATCTACTAACGGAACAGCACGATTACTGGTAAACGCTGGAATACATGTTACAGAAGTATCTAATTACACAGGATTCCCAGAAATAATGGATGGCAGAGTAAAAACATTACATCCTAAAATACATGGTGGTATCCTAGCCCGTCGTAATATCGATGATACTATCATGCAACAGTATAAAATTGAGCACATTGATATGGTTGTAGTTAATCTCTATCCGTTCGCTGAAGTAGTAGCATCTGCAACATGTAACCATGAAAAAGTAGTAGAAAATATTGATATCGGTGGTACAGCTCTTTTGCGTTCTGCAGCTAAAAACTATAGCAATGTAGTAGTTGTAGTCAGTATTAATGACTATATCTCTATTATTAATGAAATAGATTGTAATAATGGTGCTGTTTCCTTAGAAACACGTTTAAATTTAGCGATTAAGGCATTTCAACATACTGCTACTTATGATAGTCAGATCAAAGACTATTTTACAAGCCAGGTATATACTGATAGTAGTAAGTGTTCTAGTATATTTCCACCTATCTTGAATATTAACTTTGTTAAGAAACAAGATATGCGTTATGGCGAAAATCAACATCAATTAGCAGCATTTTATCTTGATACTAGAAATAAAGAAAAATCAATTGCCACTACAAAGCAGCTACAAGGGAGAGCCCTTTCTTATAATAATATAGCTGATGCTGATGCAGCATTAGAGTGTGTGAAAGAATTTAGTGAACCAGCTTGCGTAATTGTTAAACACATTAATCCGTGTAGTGTGGCAATGGGCAAAACAATATTAGTTGCCTATCAACGTGCTTATGAAACTGACCCTACCTCAGCTTTTGGAGGAGTAATCGCTTTTAATAGATCATTAGATTTATGCACTGCTCAGGAGATTATTGCTCGTCAGTTCATAGAAGTAATTATTGCACCAACAGTAGATCAAGAAGCTCTATTAATACTAGCTAAGAAAAAAAATATAAGAGTGTTGAGCAGTGGACAATGGAATAAACCGATACCTAATCTAAATTTTAGACAAGTGAATGGTGGGTTATTAGTACAGGAACGCGATTTAGTTATGATAAACTTACATGATTTACGTATAGTAAGCCAACGTCAACCGACTACTATGGAGATACAAGATGCACTTTTCTGCTGGAAAGTAGTCAAATTTGTTAAATCAAATGCAATTGTTTATGCTAGAAATCAACGCACCATTGGTATTGGTGCTGGTCAAATGAGCCGTATAGACTCTGCTAAAATTGCGAGCATAAAAGCTATAGACAACAAACTTAATATACGTGGATCAACAATGGCTTCTGATGCGTTCTTTCCTTTTCGGGATGGATTAGATTCAGCAGCTAAAGTTGGTGTTAGCTGTGTAATTCAGCCTGGTGGGTCTATTCGTGATCAAGAAGTAATTACAGCTGCTAATGAACATAATATAGCTATGATATTTACTAATATTCGTCATTTTCGCCACTAA
- a CDS encoding TIGR00645 family protein, translating into MNKIIEKMIYESRWLLFPVYIGLSFGFILLTLKFFHEIIQFLPKIFDMPESDLILIVLSMIDIALVGGLLVMVMFSGYENFILKMSDDCNQKRLNWMGKMDVNSIKNKVASSIVAISSVHLLRIFMEADRTRDNKIMWCVIIHLAFVLSAFGMAYIDKMSKTKS; encoded by the coding sequence ATGAATAAAATAATAGAAAAAATGATTTATGAATCTAGATGGCTTTTATTTCCTGTTTATATAGGACTTTCTTTTGGTTTTATCTTATTAACTTTAAAATTCTTTCATGAAATAATTCAGTTTCTACCAAAGATTTTTGATATGCCTGAGTCTGACTTAATATTAATTGTTTTATCAATGATAGATATAGCACTTGTAGGTGGATTATTAGTAATGGTAATGTTTTCAGGATATGAAAATTTTATTTTAAAAATGAGTGATGATTGTAATCAAAAAAGGTTAAATTGGATGGGTAAAATGGATGTAAATTCGATTAAAAATAAAGTAGCATCTTCTATTGTGGCTATTTCTTCTGTACATCTTTTACGTATTTTCATGGAAGCAGATAGAACACGAGATAATAAAATTATGTGGTGTGTTATTATTCATTTAGCTTTTGTCTTATCGGCTTTTGGTATGGCATATATTGATAAAATGAGTAAAACTAAATCTTAG